A region from the Mycobacterium heidelbergense genome encodes:
- a CDS encoding adenine phosphoribosyltransferase, with translation MTGAGGATPVAELIASLTREVADFPEPGIQFKDLTPVFADRRAMAAVTDALADVASGADLVAGIDSRGFLVAAAVATRLGTGVLAIRKSGKLPPPVHAERYDLEYGSATLEIPADGIELPGRTVVIIDDVLATGGTIAAAARLLQRAGAHVPAAAVVMELTGLGGREALAPLPVHSLSRA, from the coding sequence ATGACGGGCGCCGGCGGGGCGACCCCCGTGGCCGAGCTGATCGCGTCTCTGACCCGCGAGGTCGCCGATTTTCCGGAGCCGGGCATCCAGTTCAAGGACCTCACCCCGGTCTTCGCCGACCGGCGGGCGATGGCCGCGGTGACCGACGCGCTGGCCGACGTCGCGTCCGGTGCCGACCTGGTGGCCGGCATCGACTCCCGCGGCTTCCTGGTGGCGGCGGCCGTCGCCACCCGCCTGGGCACCGGCGTGCTGGCCATCCGCAAGAGCGGCAAGCTGCCGCCGCCGGTGCACGCCGAGCGTTATGACCTGGAGTACGGCAGCGCCACCCTGGAAATCCCCGCCGACGGCATCGAGCTGCCCGGCCGCACCGTCGTGATCATCGACGACGTGCTGGCCACCGGCGGCACCATCGCCGCGGCGGCCCGGTTGCTGCAGCGCGCCGGGGCCCACGTGCCCGCGGCGGCGGTGGTGATGGAGCTGACCGGGCTGGGCGGTCGCGAGGCGCTCGCGCCGCTGCCGGTGCACAGCCTGAGTCGCGCCTAA
- a CDS encoding RelA/SpoT family protein translates to MADDQSTTQALDAPAEPPVTETPEPPAETLKTSSSASRRVRARLARRMTAQRSTLNPVLEPLVAVHREIYPKANLSMLQRAFEVADQRHASQLRHSGDPYITHPLAVANILAELGMDTTTLVAALLHDTVEDTGYTLEALSEEFGEEVGHLVDGVTKLDRVVLGSAAEGETIRKMITAMARDPRVLVIKVADRLHNMRTMRFLPPEKQARKARETLEVIAPLAHRLGMASVKWELEDLSFAILHPKKYEEIVRLVAGRAPSRDTYLAKVRTEIVNTLNASKIKATVEGRPKHYWSIYQKMIVKGRDFDDIHDLVGIRILCDEIRDCYAAVGVVHSLWQPMAGRFKDYIAQPRYGVYQSLHTTVVGPEGKPLEVQIRTRDMHRTAEYGIAAHWRYKEAKGRNGVPHPHAAAEIDDMAWMRQLLDWQREAADPGEFLESLRYDLAVQEIFVFTPKGDVITLPTGSTPVDFAYAVHTEVGHRCIGARVNGRLVALERKLENGEVVEVFTSKAPNAGPSRDWQQFVVSPRAKTKIRQWFAKERREEALEAGKEAMAREVRRGGLPLQRLVNGESMAAVARELHYADVSALYTAIGEGHVSARHAVQRLLAELGGIDQAEEDLAERSTPTTMLRRPRGSDDVGVSVPGAPGILTKLAKCCTPVPGDQIMGFVTRGGGVSVHRTDCTNAASLQQQSERIIEVLWAPSASSVFLVAIQVEALDRHRLLSDITRVLADEKVNILSASVTTSGDRVAISRFTFEMGDPKHLGHLLNVVRNVEGVYDVYRVTSAA, encoded by the coding sequence GTGGCGGACGACCAGAGCACGACGCAGGCCCTTGACGCGCCCGCGGAACCGCCGGTCACCGAGACGCCGGAGCCGCCGGCCGAGACGCTGAAGACGTCCAGCAGCGCCTCTCGCCGGGTCCGGGCCCGGCTGGCCCGGCGGATGACCGCCCAGCGCAGCACGCTCAATCCCGTGCTCGAACCGCTGGTGGCGGTGCACCGGGAGATCTATCCCAAGGCGAACCTGTCGATGCTGCAGCGGGCCTTCGAGGTGGCCGACCAGCGCCACGCCAGTCAGTTGCGCCATTCCGGCGATCCCTACATCACCCACCCGCTGGCCGTCGCCAACATCCTGGCCGAATTGGGCATGGACACCACCACTTTGGTGGCCGCGCTGCTGCACGACACCGTCGAGGACACCGGCTACACGCTCGAGGCGTTGAGCGAGGAATTCGGCGAGGAGGTGGGCCACCTCGTCGACGGCGTGACCAAGCTGGATCGGGTGGTGCTGGGCAGCGCCGCCGAGGGCGAGACCATTCGCAAGATGATCACCGCGATGGCCCGCGATCCGCGGGTGCTGGTGATCAAGGTCGCCGACCGGCTGCACAACATGCGCACAATGCGCTTCCTGCCGCCGGAAAAGCAGGCGCGCAAGGCCCGCGAGACGCTGGAAGTCATTGCGCCCCTTGCGCATCGGCTGGGAATGGCCAGCGTCAAGTGGGAGCTGGAAGACCTGTCGTTCGCGATCCTGCACCCCAAGAAGTACGAGGAGATCGTCCGGCTGGTCGCGGGCCGCGCGCCGTCCCGCGACACCTATCTGGCCAAGGTGCGCACCGAGATCGTCAACACCCTCAACGCCTCGAAGATCAAGGCGACGGTGGAGGGCCGGCCCAAGCACTACTGGTCGATCTACCAGAAGATGATCGTCAAGGGCCGCGACTTCGACGACATCCACGACCTGGTCGGCATCCGCATCCTGTGCGACGAGATCCGCGACTGCTATGCCGCCGTCGGCGTGGTGCATTCGCTGTGGCAGCCGATGGCGGGGCGGTTCAAGGACTACATCGCCCAACCCCGATACGGCGTGTACCAGTCGCTGCACACCACCGTGGTTGGGCCGGAGGGCAAGCCGCTGGAGGTGCAGATCCGCACCCGCGACATGCACCGCACCGCCGAATACGGCATCGCCGCGCACTGGCGCTACAAGGAAGCCAAGGGCCGCAACGGCGTTCCGCATCCGCACGCCGCCGCCGAGATCGACGACATGGCCTGGATGCGCCAGCTGCTCGACTGGCAGCGGGAGGCCGCCGACCCGGGTGAGTTCCTGGAGTCGCTGCGCTACGACCTTGCGGTGCAAGAGATCTTCGTGTTCACCCCCAAGGGCGACGTCATCACCCTGCCGACCGGGTCGACGCCGGTGGACTTCGCCTACGCGGTGCACACCGAGGTCGGCCACCGCTGCATCGGCGCCCGGGTCAACGGGCGGCTGGTCGCGCTGGAACGCAAGCTCGAAAACGGCGAAGTCGTCGAGGTTTTCACCTCCAAGGCGCCCAACGCCGGGCCGTCGCGGGACTGGCAGCAGTTCGTGGTGTCGCCGCGCGCCAAGACGAAGATCCGGCAGTGGTTCGCCAAGGAGCGGCGCGAGGAGGCGCTGGAGGCCGGCAAGGAGGCCATGGCCCGCGAGGTCCGCCGGGGCGGACTTCCGTTGCAGCGCTTGGTCAATGGCGAGTCGATGGCCGCGGTGGCCCGCGAGCTGCACTACGCCGACGTGTCCGCGCTCTACACCGCCATCGGCGAGGGCCACGTGTCCGCCCGGCACGCCGTGCAGCGGTTGCTGGCCGAGCTCGGCGGCATCGATCAGGCCGAAGAGGACCTCGCCGAGCGGTCCACGCCCACGACCATGCTGCGCCGCCCGCGCGGCAGCGACGACGTCGGAGTCTCGGTCCCCGGCGCCCCGGGCATCCTGACCAAGCTGGCCAAATGCTGCACGCCGGTGCCCGGCGACCAGATCATGGGGTTCGTCACCCGCGGCGGCGGGGTCAGCGTGCACCGCACCGACTGCACCAACGCCGCGTCGCTGCAACAGCAGTCCGAGCGCATCATCGAGGTGCTGTGGGCGCCGTCGGCGTCGTCGGTGTTCCTGGTGGCCATTCAGGTCGAGGCGCTCGACCGGCACCGGCTGCTGTCGGACATCACCCGGGTGCTCGCCGACGAGAAGGTCAACATCCTGTCGGCCTCGGTCACCACCTCGGGCGACAGGGTGGCGATCAGCCGGTTCACCTTCGAGATGGGTGACCCCAAGCACCTCGGGCATCTGCTCAACGTCGTGCGCAACGTCGAAGGGGTCTACGACGTCTACCGGGTGACGTCCGCCGCCTGA
- the yajC gene encoding preprotein translocase subunit YajC produces MESLVLFLPFLLIMGGFMYFASRRQRRAMQATIDLHDSLRPGDRVHTTSGLRASIVAITDDTVDLEIAPGVVTTWMKLAVRDRIPPEDDADPGDDEGAGDPEDSGERVIKDS; encoded by the coding sequence ATGGAGAGTTTGGTCTTGTTCTTGCCGTTCCTGCTCATCATGGGCGGCTTCATGTACTTCGCGTCGCGCCGGCAGCGGCGGGCGATGCAGGCCACCATCGACCTGCACGACTCGCTGCGGCCGGGCGACCGGGTGCACACCACGTCCGGGCTGCGGGCCAGCATCGTCGCGATCACCGACGACACCGTCGATCTCGAGATCGCGCCCGGCGTGGTGACCACGTGGATGAAGCTGGCCGTCCGCGACCGCATCCCGCCCGAGGACGACGCGGACCCCGGCGACGACGAGGGCGCCGGCGACCCGGAAGACTCCGGCGAACGGGTGATTAAGGATTCCTGA
- the gabT gene encoding 4-aminobutyrate--2-oxoglutarate transaminase, translating to MASLEQSRQLVTEIPGPASLELNRRRAAAVSRAVNVSLPVFVARAGGGIVEDVDGNRLIDLGSGIAVTTIGNSSPRVVEAVREQAADFTHTCFMVTPYEEYVAVAEELNRITPGPGEKRSVLFNSGAEAVENAVKVARSYTRKPAVVAFNHAYHGRTNLAMALTAKSMPYKSGFGPFAPEIYRAPLSYPYRDGLLDKELATDGEKAAARTIGVMESQVGADSLAAIIIEPIAGEGGFIVPAEGFLPALLDWCRRNDVLFIADEVQTGFARTGAMFACEHEGPDGLEPDLICTAKAIADGLPLSAVTGRAEIMDAPHVGGLGGTFGGNPVACAAALATLATIEGDGLIERARQIERILTGRLLRLQAAEDRIGDVRGRGAMIAVELVKSGTADPDRELTEKLATAAHAAGVIVLTCGMFGNVIRLLPPLTIGDELLVEGLDILGRILGDL from the coding sequence GTGGCCAGCCTCGAGCAGAGCCGCCAGCTGGTCACCGAAATCCCCGGTCCCGCATCGCTGGAACTGAACCGGCGCCGGGCCGCCGCGGTGTCCCGCGCGGTGAACGTCTCCCTGCCGGTGTTCGTGGCGCGCGCCGGCGGCGGCATCGTCGAGGACGTCGACGGGAACCGGCTCATCGACCTGGGTTCCGGCATCGCGGTCACTACGATCGGCAACTCGTCGCCCCGGGTGGTGGAGGCGGTGCGCGAGCAGGCGGCCGACTTCACCCACACCTGCTTCATGGTGACGCCGTACGAGGAGTACGTCGCCGTCGCCGAAGAGCTCAACCGGATCACCCCGGGCCCCGGCGAGAAGCGGTCGGTGTTGTTCAACTCCGGCGCCGAGGCGGTCGAAAACGCCGTCAAGGTCGCGCGCTCCTATACCCGCAAGCCCGCCGTGGTGGCGTTCAACCACGCCTACCACGGCCGCACCAACCTGGCGATGGCGCTGACCGCCAAGTCCATGCCGTACAAGAGCGGCTTCGGCCCGTTCGCGCCGGAGATCTACCGGGCGCCGCTGTCCTACCCCTACCGGGACGGCCTGCTCGACAAGGAACTGGCCACCGACGGCGAAAAGGCCGCCGCGCGGACCATCGGCGTGATGGAGAGCCAGGTCGGCGCCGACAGCCTGGCCGCCATCATCATCGAGCCGATCGCCGGCGAGGGCGGATTCATCGTTCCCGCCGAGGGATTCCTGCCCGCCCTGCTCGACTGGTGCCGCCGCAACGACGTGCTGTTCATCGCCGACGAGGTGCAGACCGGGTTCGCGCGCACCGGCGCGATGTTCGCGTGCGAGCACGAGGGCCCCGACGGCCTCGAGCCCGACCTGATCTGCACGGCCAAGGCCATCGCCGACGGGCTGCCGCTGTCGGCGGTGACCGGCCGCGCCGAGATCATGGACGCCCCGCACGTCGGCGGCCTGGGCGGCACGTTCGGCGGCAACCCGGTCGCGTGCGCGGCGGCGCTGGCCACCCTCGCCACCATCGAGGGCGACGGCCTGATCGAGCGGGCGCGGCAGATCGAAAGGATCCTGACCGGGCGGCTGCTGCGGCTGCAGGCCGCCGAAGACCGGATCGGCGACGTGCGCGGCCGCGGCGCCATGATCGCCGTGGAGCTGGTGAAGTCGGGGACGGCCGATCCCGACCGTGAACTCACCGAAAAGCTCGCCACCGCGGCCCACGCCGCCGGTGTCATCGTGTTGACGTGCGGCATGTTCGGCAACGTCATCCGGCTGCTGCCCCCGCTGACCATCGGCGACGAGCTGCTGGTCGAGGGGCTCGACATCCTGGGCCGGATCCTGGGCGACCTCTAG
- the secF gene encoding protein translocase subunit SecF yields MASNDNTGAETEATEITEAEAVEPADGAARLPRHGFISRLYTGTGAFEVVGRRRLWYGISGAIVAIAIASIILRGFIFGIDFKGGTTVSMPATGGAGTVRTAQVSDLFKKTIGRDPESVVIVGNGSSATVQIRSETLTNDETTKLRNALFDTFQPKGSDGKPSKAAISDSAVSETWGGQITKKALIALAVFLVLVGLYIMVRYERYMAISALTTMCFDLTVTAGVYSLVGFEVSPATVIGLLTILGFSLYDTVIVFDKVEENTHGFQHTTRRTFAEQANLAINQTFMRSINTSLISVLPVLALMVVAVWLLGVGTLKDLALVQLVGILVGTYSSIFFATPLLVTLRERTQLVRGHTRRVVKRRSPTAEAAEEATPSAAETAEEATAAAASTTPAPNKPAPGARPVRPTGVRRPTGKRNAGRR; encoded by the coding sequence ATGGCGTCCAACGACAACACCGGCGCCGAAACCGAGGCGACCGAGATCACCGAGGCCGAGGCCGTGGAGCCGGCCGACGGCGCCGCCCGGCTGCCGCGCCACGGTTTCATTTCCCGCCTCTACACCGGCACCGGCGCGTTCGAGGTGGTGGGGCGCCGCCGGCTGTGGTACGGCATCAGCGGCGCGATCGTCGCGATCGCGATCGCGAGCATCATCCTGCGGGGCTTCATTTTCGGGATCGATTTCAAGGGCGGCACGACGGTGTCCATGCCCGCGACGGGCGGGGCGGGCACGGTCCGGACCGCGCAGGTGTCCGACCTCTTCAAAAAGACCATCGGCCGTGACCCGGAATCGGTCGTCATCGTCGGCAACGGCTCCTCGGCGACCGTGCAGATTCGCTCGGAAACGCTGACCAACGACGAGACCACCAAGCTGCGCAACGCCCTGTTCGACACCTTCCAGCCCAAGGGCAGCGACGGCAAGCCCAGCAAGGCGGCCATCAGCGACTCGGCGGTATCGGAGACCTGGGGCGGTCAGATCACCAAGAAGGCGCTGATCGCCCTGGCGGTCTTCCTGGTGCTGGTCGGCCTGTACATCATGGTGCGCTACGAGCGCTACATGGCGATCTCGGCGCTGACGACCATGTGTTTCGACCTGACCGTCACCGCCGGCGTGTACTCACTGGTCGGGTTCGAGGTCAGCCCGGCCACGGTCATCGGCCTGCTGACCATCCTCGGTTTCTCCCTCTACGACACCGTCATCGTGTTCGACAAGGTCGAGGAGAACACCCACGGCTTCCAGCACACCACCCGGCGCACCTTCGCCGAGCAGGCCAACCTGGCGATCAACCAGACGTTCATGCGTTCCATCAACACCAGCCTGATCTCGGTGTTGCCGGTGCTGGCGCTGATGGTCGTGGCGGTCTGGCTGCTGGGCGTCGGCACGCTGAAGGACCTGGCGCTGGTGCAGCTGGTCGGCATCCTGGTCGGCACCTACTCCTCGATCTTCTTCGCCACCCCGCTGCTGGTCACCCTGCGTGAACGCACGCAGCTGGTGCGCGGTCACACCCGCCGGGTCGTCAAACGGCGCAGCCCCACGGCCGAGGCCGCCGAGGAAGCGACGCCGTCGGCCGCGGAAACCGCCGAGGAGGCCACCGCCGCCGCGGCGTCGACCACGCCCGCACCGAACAAGCCGGCTCCGGGCGCACGCCCGGTGCGGCCCACCGGGGTCCGGCGCCCGACCGGCAAGCGAAACGCCGGCCGGCGGTAG
- the secD gene encoding protein translocase subunit SecD: MASSSAPVHPARYLSVFLLLLIGAYLLVFLTGDKRAAPKLGIDLQGGTRVTLTARTPDGSAPSRESLAQAQQIIGARVNGLGVSGSEVVVDGANLVITVPGNDGNEARNLGQTARLYIRPVLNSVPAQAPEPKPGPQAGTPPGAPPGQPGPAGPAGPAGPAPGQPAPGQPGAVAPPPGQPGAVAPPPAPPAPPGQPGAQPRPYPQDPPPTPSPEPNPAPAPAPGAPAEQPAPPAAPPAPADPRKDLAERISDEKKWRQNTRQGIQYLALQFQATQCNKDDILAGNDDPTLPLVTCSTDHKAAYLLGPSIISGDQIQNATSGMNQRGIGYVVDLQFKPAAASTWADFTAAHIGTQTAFTLDSQVVSAPLIQEAIPGGRTQITGGDPPFTASTARQLANVLKYGSLPLSFESSEAQTVSATLGLTSLRAGLVAGGIGLILVLLYSLLYYRVLGLLTALSLICSGAMVFAILVLLGRYINYTLDLAGIAGLIIGIGTTADSFVVFFERIKDEIREGRSFRSAVPRGWVRARKTIVSGNAVTFLAAAVLYFLAIGQVKGFAFTLGLTTILDLVVVFLVTWPLVYLASKSARLAKPAYNGLGAVQQVARERRAAAHVTTGRG, translated from the coding sequence GTGGCATCGTCTTCGGCGCCGGTCCACCCTGCCCGCTACCTGTCGGTTTTCCTATTGCTGCTGATCGGCGCGTATCTGCTGGTGTTTCTCACCGGCGACAAGCGGGCCGCGCCCAAGCTCGGCATCGATCTTCAGGGCGGCACCCGCGTCACGTTGACGGCCCGCACCCCGGACGGCTCGGCGCCGAGCCGGGAGTCGTTGGCGCAGGCGCAGCAGATCATCGGCGCGCGGGTCAACGGGCTCGGCGTGTCGGGTTCGGAGGTCGTCGTCGACGGCGCCAACCTGGTCATCACGGTGCCCGGAAACGACGGCAACGAGGCCCGCAACCTGGGCCAGACGGCGCGGCTGTACATCCGGCCGGTGCTCAACTCGGTGCCGGCGCAGGCGCCCGAGCCCAAGCCCGGACCCCAGGCGGGAACGCCGCCCGGCGCCCCTCCCGGTCAACCTGGACCGGCCGGACCGGCCGGGCCCGCTGGGCCGGCGCCCGGCCAACCGGCGCCCGGCCAACCCGGGGCCGTCGCGCCGCCGCCCGGCCAACCCGGTGCGGTCGCGCCGCCGCCGGCCCCACCCGCGCCGCCCGGCCAACCCGGCGCCCAACCGCGGCCGTACCCGCAGGACCCGCCGCCGACACCCAGCCCGGAGCCGAATCCCGCGCCCGCGCCGGCGCCCGGGGCGCCGGCCGAGCAGCCCGCACCGCCGGCCGCCCCGCCCGCGCCGGCGGACCCGCGCAAGGACCTCGCCGAGCGCATCTCCGACGAGAAGAAGTGGCGGCAGAACACCCGGCAGGGCATCCAATACCTGGCCCTGCAATTCCAGGCGACCCAATGCAACAAAGACGACATCCTGGCCGGCAACGACGACCCGACGCTGCCCCTGGTGACCTGCTCGACCGACCACAAGGCGGCATACCTGCTGGGGCCGTCGATCATCAGCGGTGACCAGATCCAAAACGCCACGTCGGGCATGAACCAGCGCGGCATCGGCTACGTCGTCGACCTGCAGTTCAAGCCCGCGGCGGCCAGCACCTGGGCGGACTTCACCGCCGCCCACATCGGCACCCAGACCGCGTTCACCCTGGACTCCCAGGTGGTCAGCGCGCCGCTGATCCAGGAGGCCATCCCGGGCGGGCGGACCCAGATCACCGGCGGCGACCCGCCGTTCACCGCCTCGACGGCGCGCCAGCTCGCCAACGTCCTGAAATACGGGTCGCTGCCGCTGTCCTTCGAGTCCTCGGAAGCCCAAACCGTCTCGGCGACACTGGGATTGACCTCGCTTCGGGCGGGCCTGGTGGCCGGCGGGATCGGCTTGATCCTGGTGCTGCTGTATTCGCTGCTGTACTACCGGGTGCTGGGGTTGCTCACGGCCCTGTCGCTGATCTGTTCCGGCGCAATGGTTTTCGCGATCCTGGTGCTCCTGGGTCGCTATATCAACTACACGCTGGACCTGGCGGGCATCGCGGGTCTGATCATCGGCATCGGCACCACCGCCGACTCGTTCGTGGTGTTCTTCGAACGCATCAAAGACGAGATCCGCGAAGGCCGATCGTTCCGCTCGGCGGTGCCACGCGGCTGGGTGCGGGCGCGCAAGACGATCGTGTCGGGCAATGCCGTCACGTTCCTGGCCGCCGCGGTGCTGTACTTCCTGGCGATCGGCCAGGTGAAGGGGTTCGCCTTCACCCTGGGCCTCACCACGATCCTCGACCTGGTGGTGGTGTTCCTGGTGACCTGGCCGCTGGTGTACCTGGCATCCAAGTCCGCGAGGCTGGCGAAGCCGGCGTACAACGGCCTTGGAGCCGTTCAGCAGGTCGCCCGCGAACGCCGGGCCGCCGCGCACGTGACGACGGGACGGGGATAG
- a CDS encoding ABC transporter substrate-binding protein, translating to MVRAGWRGPRGCASVGLAATLVAAFALTACSGSAASQIDYVVDGPLVTYNTNTVVGAASAGAQAFARTLTGFGYHGPDGQVVADRDFGTVSVVGGAPLVLDYQIADNAVYSDGKPVTCDDLVLTWAAQSGRFPGFDAATQAGYVDIANVGCIPGQKKARVSFVPDRGVVDYTQLFSATSMMPSHVIADQLNVDVTAAVLSNNTQLVERVAKLWNTTWDLRPGVDLKRFPSSGPYKIDRVLDGGAVVLVANDRWWGPKAITKRITVWPQAADIQDRVNNRSVDVVDVAAGSSGTLATPDNYQRSDTPSDGIEQLIFAPQGPLSQPKARRAFALCTPRDTIARDAGAPIANSRLQPATEDAIAAADGVNEAAPFGHADPAAARNALGGAPQTVRVGYQGPNARLAVTVGVITKSCAPAGITVSNVTLDSPGPQALKDGKIDVLLASTGGATGSGSTGSSAMDAYDLHSGNGNNLSGYVNPQVDSVIGALAVSADPAERVRLLAQAAPLLWADMPTLPLYRQQRTLLASKKMYAVGRNPTRWGAGWNMDRWALIE from the coding sequence ATGGTGCGAGCCGGCTGGCGGGGGCCAAGGGGATGTGCATCCGTCGGGTTGGCCGCGACGCTCGTGGCGGCCTTCGCCCTCACCGCGTGCTCCGGCAGCGCCGCCTCGCAGATCGACTACGTGGTCGACGGCCCGCTGGTCACCTACAACACCAACACCGTGGTGGGTGCCGCATCGGCCGGGGCGCAGGCCTTCGCCCGCACGCTCACCGGCTTCGGTTATCACGGCCCCGACGGGCAGGTCGTCGCCGACCGCGACTTCGGCACCGTCTCGGTGGTCGGCGGCGCGCCGCTGGTCCTCGACTACCAGATCGCCGACAACGCCGTCTACAGCGACGGCAAGCCGGTGACCTGCGACGACCTGGTGCTGACCTGGGCGGCCCAATCCGGCCGGTTCCCCGGATTCGACGCCGCCACGCAGGCCGGCTACGTCGACATCGCCAACGTCGGGTGCATCCCGGGCCAGAAGAAGGCCCGGGTGTCGTTCGTCCCGGACCGCGGCGTCGTCGACTACACGCAGCTGTTCTCCGCGACCTCGATGATGCCGTCGCACGTCATCGCCGATCAGCTCAACGTCGACGTGACGGCGGCGGTGCTGAGCAACAACACGCAGCTGGTGGAGCGGGTCGCGAAGCTGTGGAACACCACCTGGGACCTCAGGCCCGGCGTGGACCTGAAGCGATTCCCGTCGTCGGGACCGTACAAGATCGACCGGGTCCTCGACGGCGGCGCGGTGGTGTTGGTCGCCAACGACCGCTGGTGGGGTCCCAAGGCGATCACCAAGCGGATCACCGTGTGGCCGCAGGCGGCCGATATCCAGGACCGCGTCAACAACCGCAGCGTCGACGTGGTCGACGTCGCGGCCGGGTCGTCGGGAACGCTGGCCACCCCGGACAACTACCAGCGCAGCGACACCCCGTCGGACGGCATCGAGCAGCTGATCTTCGCGCCGCAGGGACCGCTGTCGCAGCCCAAGGCCCGGCGCGCGTTCGCGCTGTGCACGCCGCGCGACACGATCGCGCGCGACGCCGGGGCGCCGATCGCCAATTCGCGCCTCCAGCCGGCCACCGAGGACGCCATCGCCGCCGCCGACGGCGTCAACGAGGCCGCGCCGTTCGGCCACGCGGATCCCGCCGCCGCCCGCAACGCGCTGGGCGGTGCGCCCCAGACGGTGCGGGTCGGCTACCAGGGACCCAACGCGCGGCTGGCGGTCACCGTCGGGGTCATCACCAAATCCTGCGCCCCTGCCGGCATCACCGTCTCGAACGTCACCCTGGACTCCCCGGGGCCGCAGGCGCTCAAGGACGGAAAGATCGACGTGCTGCTGGCCAGCACCGGTGGGGCCACCGGCAGCGGATCGACCGGATCGTCGGCGATGGACGCCTACGACCTGCACAGCGGGAACGGCAACAACCTGTCCGGCTACGTGAATCCCCAGGTCGACAGCGTGATCGGGGCACTGGCGGTGTCGGCCGACCCCGCCGAGCGGGTCAGGCTGCTGGCGCAGGCGGCCCCGCTGCTCTGGGCCGACATGCCGACCTTGCCCCTGTACCGCCAGCAGCGGACGCTGCTGGCGTCGAAGAAGATGTATGCCGTCGGCAGGAATCCGACGCGCTGGGGCGCGGGCTGGAACATGGACCGATGGGCGCTGATCGAATGA